From the Martelella mediterranea DSM 17316 genome, one window contains:
- the hrpB gene encoding ATP-dependent helicase HrpB: MQDRANMKDETKALPVTAVLEPLTAALKSHGRAVLSAPPGAGKTTLVPLHLLERGPPGRIILLEPRRLAARASAFRMASLLGEEPGGTVGYRMRLDTKVSAKTRIEVVTEGVFARMALEDPELSGISTVIFDEFHERSLDADFGLALALDIRAGLREDLQVLVMSATLDVARIAALLGDAPVIESKGRAYPVEIRYQARPPQARIEDSVADAVRAMLATEEGSILAFLPGQAEIRRTAERLEGRVGDDTDIAPLYGNLTRAEQDAAIKPAPAGRRKVVLATSIAETSITIDGVTIIIDSGLQRQPAYEPATGITRLETVKVSRAAADQRAGRAGRTAPGIALRLWHEGQTAALAPFSPPEIMKSDLSGLVLDLAHWGVTDPAQLAFPDQPPAPALAEARKLLKSLGALGEDDRLTETGERIRALSLPPRLAAMVIKAGREGHARDAARLAMLMSEQGLGGTGIDLSERLRRFAADRSPRAEAARGLADRIAKAAGDGRADGPFDPGEALIHAFPDRIAMARGGRGRYLMANGRGAELAEDDPLAGQDFLVIADLTGSAARGRILAACPLARAVIEAQPGIETLEECVFDRDSLSVRARHVRRLGALVLSERAVKRPAGEQAAGALAEGLREHGLALIAFPKEAAHLRERIGFLHRKLGPPWPDVSDDGLLDSLDAWFTPFQTGQTSLAAVTSKSLTDGLKSLLPYPLAADLDRLAPTHFTAPTGDRLPIRYDGDEPVLSIRVQMLYGLKVHPTIAGGVPLLLELTSPAGRPIQTTRDLPGFWAGSWKDVRADMRGRYPKHLWPENPAEAEATRRAKPRGT, translated from the coding sequence ATGCAGGACCGCGCGAACATGAAGGATGAAACCAAGGCGCTGCCCGTCACCGCCGTGCTGGAACCGCTGACGGCGGCGTTGAAGAGCCACGGCCGCGCGGTTCTGTCCGCGCCGCCCGGCGCCGGCAAGACCACGCTGGTGCCGCTGCACCTGCTGGAGCGCGGCCCGCCGGGCAGGATCATTCTGCTGGAGCCGCGAAGGCTTGCCGCCCGCGCCAGCGCCTTTCGCATGGCATCCCTTCTCGGCGAGGAGCCCGGCGGCACCGTCGGCTATCGCATGCGGCTCGACACCAAAGTCTCGGCCAAAACCCGCATCGAGGTGGTGACAGAGGGCGTGTTCGCCCGCATGGCGCTAGAAGACCCCGAGCTTTCCGGCATTTCGACGGTGATCTTCGACGAATTCCACGAACGCTCGCTCGATGCCGATTTCGGGCTGGCGCTGGCCCTCGATATCCGCGCCGGTCTGCGCGAGGATCTGCAAGTGCTGGTGATGTCCGCGACGCTGGATGTCGCCCGGATCGCCGCCCTTCTCGGCGATGCGCCGGTGATCGAAAGCAAGGGCAGGGCCTATCCGGTCGAAATCCGCTATCAGGCCCGGCCGCCGCAAGCGCGCATCGAGGACAGCGTCGCCGACGCTGTGCGCGCCATGTTGGCGACGGAAGAGGGCTCGATCCTCGCCTTCCTGCCGGGCCAGGCCGAAATCCGCCGCACCGCCGAGCGGCTGGAGGGAAGGGTGGGCGACGACACCGACATCGCGCCGCTTTACGGCAATCTCACCCGCGCCGAACAGGATGCCGCGATAAAGCCCGCGCCGGCCGGTCGCCGCAAGGTGGTGCTCGCCACCTCGATCGCCGAAACCTCGATCACCATTGACGGCGTCACCATCATCATCGACAGCGGATTGCAGCGCCAGCCCGCCTATGAGCCGGCAACCGGCATCACAAGGCTGGAAACCGTGAAGGTCTCGCGCGCGGCCGCCGACCAGCGCGCCGGCCGCGCGGGGCGCACCGCGCCGGGGATTGCGTTGCGGCTCTGGCATGAGGGCCAGACGGCCGCGCTTGCCCCCTTCAGCCCCCCGGAAATCATGAAATCCGATCTCTCCGGCCTCGTGCTCGACCTCGCCCATTGGGGCGTCACCGACCCCGCGCAGCTTGCCTTTCCCGACCAGCCGCCCGCGCCGGCCCTTGCCGAGGCGAGGAAGTTGCTTAAGTCGCTCGGAGCGCTGGGAGAGGATGACCGGCTGACCGAAACCGGCGAACGCATCCGCGCGCTATCGCTGCCGCCGCGCCTTGCCGCCATGGTGATCAAGGCCGGCCGCGAGGGCCATGCCCGAGACGCCGCGCGGCTTGCCATGCTGATGAGCGAGCAGGGGCTTGGCGGCACCGGCATCGATCTGTCGGAGCGGCTGCGACGGTTTGCCGCCGACCGATCACCACGCGCCGAGGCCGCGCGCGGCCTTGCGGACCGGATTGCGAAGGCGGCGGGCGACGGGCGTGCGGACGGCCCGTTCGACCCCGGCGAAGCGCTGATCCATGCCTTTCCCGACCGCATCGCGATGGCGCGTGGGGGTCGCGGGCGCTATCTGATGGCGAACGGGCGCGGGGCGGAGCTTGCCGAGGACGATCCGCTTGCCGGCCAGGATTTTCTGGTGATCGCCGATCTGACCGGATCGGCCGCGCGCGGACGCATTCTGGCCGCCTGCCCGCTCGCGCGCGCGGTCATCGAGGCGCAGCCGGGGATCGAGACGCTGGAGGAATGCGTGTTCGACCGTGACAGCCTGTCGGTGCGCGCGCGCCACGTCCGCCGGCTCGGGGCGCTGGTGCTTTCCGAACGCGCGGTGAAGAGGCCCGCGGGCGAGCAGGCGGCCGGGGCCCTTGCCGAGGGGTTGCGCGAGCACGGGCTGGCGCTGATCGCTTTTCCGAAGGAGGCGGCGCATCTGAGAGAGCGCATCGGCTTTCTGCACCGCAAGCTTGGCCCGCCCTGGCCAGACGTCAGCGATGACGGGTTGCTCGACAGCCTCGATGCCTGGTTCACGCCGTTCCAGACCGGCCAGACATCGCTTGCGGCGGTTACGTCCAAAAGCCTGACGGACGGTCTCAAATCGTTGCTGCCCTATCCGCTTGCCGCCGATCTCGACCGGCTGGCGCCCACCCATTTCACCGCGCCCACCGGCGACCGGCTGCCGATCCGCTATGATGGCGACGAGCCGGTGCTTTCGATCCGGGTGCAGATGCTTTACGGGCTGAAGGTTCATCCGACGATTGCCGGCGGCGTGCCGCTGCTTTTGGAACTGACCTCGCCCGCCGGCAGACCGATCCAGACGACGCGCGACCTTCCCGGTTTCTGGGCCGGGTCTTGGAAGGATGTGCGCGCAGACATGCGTGGGCGCTATCCGAAACATCTCTGGCCGGAAAACCCGGCCGAGGCCGAAGCAACGCGCAGGGCAAAGCCGCGCGGAACGTGA